Proteins from a genomic interval of Ramlibacter algicola:
- a CDS encoding symmetrical bis(5'-nucleosyl)-tetraphosphatase yields MALYLIGDVQGCDEPLARLLRHVDFSPSRDHLYLLGDLVNRGPASAQVLRRLMALDGSAQCLLGNHDLSLLAISQGVRAARPGDTIDSVLGAPDRDALLHWLRHQRMALHAHGVLMLHGGVLPQWDVAQVLSLAGEVESALRSPGHADFFREMYGNLPDAWSDDLQGADRLRVIVNALTRLRFCTPGGVMHLKASGRLDEAPPSTLAWFDVPGRRTAGAPVAFGHWSQLGLLLRDDLIALDTGCVWGGCLSALRFDPVTGSREVVQVKCPQAQEPGGD; encoded by the coding sequence ATGGCACTGTATCTGATCGGGGATGTGCAAGGCTGCGACGAGCCGCTCGCGCGGCTGCTGCGGCACGTGGACTTCTCCCCCAGCCGCGACCACCTCTACCTGCTAGGCGACCTCGTGAACCGCGGGCCCGCGTCCGCGCAGGTGTTGCGGCGCCTCATGGCGCTCGACGGGTCGGCGCAGTGTCTCCTGGGCAACCACGACCTGAGCCTGCTCGCGATCTCGCAAGGCGTGCGGGCTGCGCGCCCGGGCGACACGATCGATTCGGTGCTCGGTGCACCGGACCGCGACGCGCTGCTGCACTGGCTGCGCCACCAACGCATGGCGCTGCACGCGCACGGCGTGCTGATGCTGCACGGCGGCGTGCTGCCGCAGTGGGACGTCGCGCAGGTGCTCTCGCTCGCCGGCGAAGTCGAATCGGCGCTGCGTTCGCCGGGGCACGCCGACTTCTTCCGCGAGATGTACGGCAACCTGCCCGACGCGTGGAGCGACGACCTGCAAGGCGCCGACCGCCTGCGCGTGATCGTCAACGCGCTCACGCGCCTGCGCTTCTGCACGCCCGGCGGCGTGATGCACCTGAAGGCGTCGGGCCGCCTCGATGAAGCCCCGCCCAGCACGCTGGCGTGGTTCGACGTCCCCGGGCGCCGCACCGCCGGCGCGCCGGTGGCGTTCGGGCACTGGTCGCAACTCGGGCTGCTGCTTCGCGACGACCTGATCGCGCTCGACACGGGCTGCGTGTGGGGCGGCTGCCTGAGCGCGCTGCGCTTCGATCCCGTCACGGGATCACGCGAAGTGGTGCAGGTGAAGTGCCCGCAGGCGCAGGAGCCTGGCGGGGACTAG
- a CDS encoding hemolysin family protein: MDFLLIALLTVLNGVFAMSELALASSRRAILLANAEEGDKGAATALRLLEHPTQFLSTVQVGITSIGMLNGIVGEAAFSAKLTAWLVGFGIGEGAAGIAATAIVVVLITFVTIIFGELVPKRIGQLYPEQVSRSISRPMAWMARAAGPFVKLLSATTQAVLKLLQIDTGRVRMVTEEEIQHSLEEGVDAGVIEEQEHRLVRNVFRLDDRSLASLMVPRTDLVWFDATATVAECLLRAGGDGAHSWYPVCRGSLDDVVGVVSVARLLALGPQHEGTVEAHAIPAAFLPETLSAMELLEQFRSRSQRIVFVVDEYGVVQGLVTPRDLLEAITGELRPEANTEAWATPRDDGSWLLDGLMPVAELKARLAIRELPEEDRGRYNTVAGLLLAVSGHLPTVGEKIECGDWLFEVVDLDGRRIDKVLAAPMGPAPTAEERG; this comes from the coding sequence ATGGATTTTCTGCTGATCGCGCTGTTGACGGTGCTCAATGGCGTGTTCGCGATGTCCGAACTCGCCCTCGCCTCCAGCCGCCGGGCGATCCTCCTTGCGAACGCGGAAGAGGGGGACAAGGGCGCCGCGACTGCGCTGCGCCTGCTCGAACACCCCACGCAGTTCCTGTCGACGGTGCAGGTCGGCATCACCTCGATCGGGATGCTCAACGGCATCGTCGGCGAGGCCGCCTTCAGCGCGAAGCTCACGGCCTGGCTGGTCGGCTTCGGCATCGGCGAGGGCGCCGCCGGCATCGCGGCCACCGCCATCGTGGTGGTGCTCATCACCTTCGTCACGATCATCTTCGGCGAGCTGGTGCCCAAGCGCATCGGCCAGCTCTATCCCGAGCAGGTCTCGCGCTCGATCTCGCGGCCGATGGCGTGGATGGCGCGCGCCGCCGGCCCGTTCGTCAAGCTGCTGTCCGCCACCACGCAAGCGGTGCTCAAGCTGCTGCAGATCGACACCGGCCGCGTGCGCATGGTGACCGAGGAGGAGATCCAGCACAGCCTCGAGGAAGGCGTCGATGCCGGCGTCATCGAGGAGCAGGAACACCGGCTGGTGCGCAACGTGTTCCGTCTCGACGATCGTTCGCTCGCATCGCTGATGGTTCCGCGCACCGACCTGGTGTGGTTCGACGCGACGGCCACCGTGGCCGAATGCCTGCTGCGCGCGGGCGGCGACGGTGCGCACTCCTGGTACCCGGTGTGCCGCGGATCGCTCGACGACGTGGTCGGCGTCGTCAGCGTGGCGCGGCTGCTCGCGCTCGGGCCGCAGCACGAGGGTACCGTCGAGGCCCATGCGATCCCGGCGGCGTTCCTGCCCGAAACGCTCAGCGCGATGGAATTGCTGGAGCAGTTCCGCAGCCGCTCGCAGCGCATCGTGTTCGTGGTCGACGAATACGGCGTGGTGCAGGGCCTGGTCACGCCGCGCGACCTGCTGGAAGCGATCACCGGCGAGCTGCGGCCCGAAGCCAACACCGAGGCGTGGGCGACCCCGCGCGACGACGGCTCCTGGCTCCTGGATGGGCTGATGCCCGTCGCGGAGCTCAAGGCAAGGCTGGCGATCCGCGAATTGCCCGAGGAGGACCGCGGCCGCTACAACACGGTCGCGGGCCTGCTGCTGGCCGTGTCGGGCCACCTGCCCACCGTGGGTGAGAAGATCGAGTGCGGCGACTGGCTGTTCGAGGTGGTGGACCTCGACGGGCGCCGCATCGACAAGGTGCTGGCCGCGCCCATGGGGCCGGCGCCGACCGCGGAGGAACGAGGATGA